The proteins below are encoded in one region of Macrococcus armenti:
- a CDS encoding helicase HerA-like domain-containing protein, whose product MANNFKIAKSVVQDIYLNLPMANRHGLIAGATGTGKTVTLKVMAEQFSKAGVPVFLADVKGDLASVAEPMVMNNKIQERLTNLKIDDYEPRKFPVRLWDIYGEQGTPVRATITDMGPMLLSRLLELNDTQSGLLDIAFKISDEQGLILLDLKDLQALLKEMGDNATQYSSEYGNITKQSIGAIQRKLLSLEAQGADQFFGEPALKLSDFMETKDEMGVINVLMANNLYTKPVLYSTFLLWLLTELFEALPEVGDMDKPKLVFFFDEAHLLFKDAPKSFVTQVEQVVRLVRSKGVGVYFITQNPIDLPDEVLGQLGNRVQHALRSFTPRDQKAVASAAETFRQNPEIDVASVIGELKTGEALISCLNEEGQPSIVERAFIRPPESKIGVIDAQVKTDVIENNPYHAQYKETVDRESAYELLQKKVEESKAEEQVEKEKKAEPAAPKRKQKSEFEKIASSVLTSVGRQIGREIVRNIFGTRRR is encoded by the coding sequence ATGGCTAATAATTTTAAAATCGCTAAATCAGTTGTTCAGGATATATATTTAAACTTACCGATGGCGAATCGTCACGGGTTAATCGCCGGTGCAACAGGAACGGGTAAAACAGTTACGCTTAAAGTAATGGCAGAACAATTCTCAAAAGCAGGTGTTCCTGTATTCCTGGCTGATGTTAAAGGTGACCTTGCAAGTGTCGCTGAGCCGATGGTAATGAATAATAAAATTCAGGAAAGACTGACGAATTTAAAGATAGACGATTATGAACCGCGTAAATTTCCGGTAAGACTATGGGATATATACGGTGAACAGGGGACACCTGTAAGAGCAACTATTACGGATATGGGTCCGATGCTGTTAAGTCGACTATTAGAATTAAATGATACGCAGTCAGGATTACTTGATATCGCATTTAAAATTAGCGATGAACAAGGATTAATATTATTAGACTTAAAGGATTTACAAGCATTATTAAAAGAAATGGGCGATAATGCAACACAATACAGCAGTGAATATGGTAATATTACAAAACAATCTATCGGCGCAATTCAACGTAAATTGTTATCACTGGAAGCACAAGGTGCAGATCAGTTTTTCGGTGAACCTGCATTAAAATTATCAGACTTTATGGAAACGAAAGATGAAATGGGTGTCATTAATGTTCTGATGGCAAACAACTTATATACGAAGCCGGTACTATACTCAACGTTCTTATTATGGCTATTGACGGAGTTGTTTGAAGCGCTACCTGAAGTGGGGGATATGGATAAACCGAAACTCGTATTTTTCTTTGATGAAGCACATTTACTGTTTAAAGATGCACCGAAGTCATTTGTAACGCAAGTGGAACAAGTTGTACGTTTAGTCCGCTCTAAAGGTGTTGGTGTATATTTCATCACACAAAATCCAATCGATTTACCGGATGAAGTGCTAGGACAGTTAGGGAATCGTGTGCAACATGCATTACGCTCATTTACACCGAGAGATCAAAAGGCAGTTGCGAGTGCTGCAGAAACTTTCCGTCAAAACCCAGAAATTGATGTTGCATCAGTTATCGGAGAATTAAAAACAGGTGAAGCACTCATTTCATGCTTAAACGAAGAAGGACAGCCAAGTATCGTTGAGCGTGCATTTATTCGTCCGCCAGAAAGTAAAATCGGTGTTATCGATGCACAAGTAAAAACAGATGTTATTGAAAATAATCCATACCATGCACAATATAAAGAAACAGTTGATAGAGAAAGTGCATATGAATTACTTCAGAAAAAAGTAGAAGAATCGAAAGCTGAAGAACAAGTGGAAAAAGAAAAGAAAGCAGAACCCGCAGCTCCGAAAAGAAAACAGAAATCAGAATTTGAAAAAATCGCTTCAAGTGTACTGACAAGCGTAGGAAGACAAATTGGGCGTGAAATTGTCAGAAATATTTTCGGAACGAGAAGACGTTAG
- a CDS encoding GrpB family protein, whose amino-acid sequence MLDYKLYSDLDYHDIYINASKQLIEVYRNEIVELHHIGSSSIDGTTVTPTVEILTVVKDINRVQGYIDEMNMIGYSIAALSPDNQDECLLFTAIIEGIAFYVLIVERTDFNGIEKRLAVRDYLRTHSEARLAYKQFKHNLHKLKLNQHDIHNAEREYLKEIEAHAIYWYRMNN is encoded by the coding sequence ATGCTGGATTACAAATTATATAGTGATCTTGATTATCATGATATATATATTAACGCATCTAAACAACTGATAGAAGTTTATAGAAATGAAATTGTTGAACTGCATCATATTGGCAGTAGCTCGATTGATGGCACGACAGTAACTCCGACAGTTGAGATTCTGACAGTCGTTAAAGATATTAACCGAGTGCAAGGTTACATTGATGAAATGAATATGATTGGATACTCTATTGCGGCATTATCGCCTGATAATCAGGATGAATGTCTACTTTTTACTGCAATCATTGAAGGCATTGCTTTTTATGTATTAATTGTAGAACGAACAGATTTTAATGGGATTGAAAAGCGACTTGCTGTAAGGGATTATTTAAGAACGCATAGTGAAGCGCGACTCGCATATAAGCAGTTTAAGCATAATCTTCATAAACTTAAACTTAATCAGCACGATATACATAACGCAGAAAGAGAGTACTTAAAAGAAATCGAAGCGCACGCAATTTACTGGTATCGTATGAACAATTAG
- a CDS encoding SGNH/GDSL hydrolase family protein, translating into MKNILFWIYILAAVLLIGAGYKYWQHKVTDGGEAATEQTTETKHAQKEKSEKSSQQEEKKDTSLPQVFKEPAIQKIYEDKASKNKKMQLTFVSTPYQTSDKNTNVANTFISNLQEDINYNVVEADASSNTVNSDDINKENPDVVILDALTLNDYIEGVTSDEHINNLDTIINNIKKDNRKIYVVGTRSMNDDAFNAYQQDEMNFLSNQDVYFIPVNDAVKENYVNDSELLTETGVKNWTKAITDEILK; encoded by the coding sequence ATGAAGAACATATTATTCTGGATATACATATTAGCTGCCGTCTTACTCATCGGTGCCGGCTATAAATATTGGCAACATAAAGTTACTGATGGTGGAGAAGCCGCTACTGAACAGACGACTGAAACAAAGCATGCTCAAAAGGAAAAGTCAGAAAAATCATCACAACAAGAAGAGAAGAAGGACACGTCATTACCTCAAGTATTTAAAGAACCGGCAATCCAAAAAATTTACGAAGATAAAGCATCAAAAAATAAAAAAATGCAGTTAACATTCGTAAGTACGCCATATCAAACTTCTGATAAAAATACGAACGTTGCAAATACTTTTATTTCAAACCTTCAGGAAGACATCAATTATAATGTAGTTGAAGCTGATGCAAGCTCTAACACAGTGAACAGCGATGACATTAATAAAGAAAATCCGGATGTCGTTATACTGGATGCATTGACTCTTAATGATTACATTGAAGGTGTAACATCAGATGAACATATTAATAACCTTGATACAATTATTAACAATATAAAAAAGGATAACCGTAAAATTTACGTTGTCGGTACTCGCAGTATGAATGATGATGCGTTCAACGCATATCAGCAAGATGAAATGAACTTCCTTTCAAATCAGGACGTATACTTTATCCCTGTGAATGATGCAGTTAAAGAAAATTACGTCAACGACAGTGAATTGCTCACGGAAACTGGCGTGAAAAACTGGACGAAAGCAATAACAGATGAAATATTAAAATAA
- a CDS encoding tyrosine-protein phosphatase produces MIDIHNHILYGVDDGAQCENDTLDMARQAVSEGITDIIATPHHKIQVYENFGPKVIDLTEKVNQLLTEHNIPLKVHASQEIRIYGDVITDLKSGKALPLAGQYVLIEFPSNEVPIYTEQLFTQLAMEGYVPIIAHPERNTELQKNPKKLAELIELGALAQVTAGVVVGNLGHRAQSVAELMIEHQLIHFVASDAHNINNRNFHMKAAYETIESKFGVDVVSRFQENAQKVLNGEQIPYLSPKEIVKSDRTSERKEKKKKKKFLGLF; encoded by the coding sequence ATGATAGATATTCATAACCATATACTATACGGTGTCGATGATGGTGCGCAATGTGAAAATGACACACTTGATATGGCGCGTCAGGCAGTATCTGAAGGTATTACTGATATTATTGCAACACCCCATCATAAAATTCAGGTTTACGAAAACTTTGGTCCGAAAGTAATAGACTTAACAGAAAAAGTAAATCAATTATTAACGGAGCATAATATTCCGCTTAAAGTACATGCAAGTCAGGAAATTAGAATATATGGGGACGTTATTACTGATTTAAAAAGCGGTAAAGCATTACCACTTGCAGGACAATACGTCTTAATAGAGTTTCCATCTAATGAAGTACCGATTTATACAGAGCAGTTGTTTACTCAACTTGCAATGGAAGGTTACGTTCCAATCATTGCACATCCTGAACGTAACACAGAGCTTCAGAAAAATCCGAAAAAATTAGCTGAATTGATTGAACTCGGTGCACTCGCACAAGTTACAGCGGGTGTTGTTGTTGGTAATTTAGGACATCGTGCACAGTCTGTTGCAGAACTTATGATTGAACATCAATTGATTCATTTCGTTGCAAGTGATGCACACAATATAAATAACCGTAATTTCCATATGAAAGCAGCATACGAAACGATAGAAAGTAAGTTCGGAGTAGATGTTGTATCGCGCTTTCAGGAAAATGCACAGAAAGTATTAAATGGCGAGCAGATTCCGTATTTAAGCCCGAAAGAAATCGTTAAATCTGATCGTACTTCAGAAAGAAAAGAAAAAAAGAAAAAGAAAAAGTTTTTAGGACTATTTTAA
- the gatB gene encoding Asp-tRNA(Asn)/Glu-tRNA(Gln) amidotransferase subunit GatB: protein MHFETVIGLEVHVELKTESKMFSASPAHFGAEPNTNVNVVDLGYPGVLPVVNKTAVDWAMRAAMALNMDIRKETKFDRKNYFYPDNPKAYQISQFDEPIGENGYIDIEVNGETKRIGITRLHMEEDAGKLTHKDGYSLVDLNRQGTPLVEIVSEPDIRTPEEAYAYLEKLKAIIQYTGVSDVRMEEGSLRCDANISLRPVGQEKFGTKAELKNLNSFSFVKKGLEHEVKRQEEVLLNGGEILQETRRFDESTGKTILMRVKEGSDDYRYFPEPDLVPLYIDEAWKERVRASIPELPDVRKAKYVSEYGLPEYDAHVLTLTKEMSDFFEAMIALDADAKLSSNWLMGGVNEYLNKNQKELHETALTPENLSEMVKLLADGTISSKIAKKVFADTVETGKAPKVIMEEQGLVQISDPEQLKAFVTEALDNNPQSVEDFKNGKGKATGFLVGQIMKISKGQANPQLVNKILREELEKR from the coding sequence ATGCATTTTGAAACAGTAATCGGACTAGAAGTCCACGTAGAATTAAAAACAGAATCAAAAATGTTCTCAGCTTCTCCTGCACATTTTGGCGCAGAGCCAAACACAAATGTTAACGTTGTAGATCTTGGTTATCCTGGTGTATTACCAGTTGTGAACAAGACTGCCGTTGACTGGGCAATGCGTGCAGCGATGGCGCTAAATATGGATATTCGAAAAGAAACGAAATTTGACCGCAAAAACTACTTCTATCCGGATAACCCGAAAGCTTACCAAATTTCTCAGTTTGATGAGCCGATTGGTGAGAATGGTTATATCGATATTGAAGTGAATGGAGAAACGAAACGTATCGGTATTACACGTCTTCATATGGAAGAAGATGCCGGTAAATTAACACATAAAGATGGTTATTCATTAGTTGACTTAAACCGTCAAGGTACACCTCTCGTTGAGATCGTATCAGAACCTGATATTCGTACACCTGAAGAGGCGTATGCGTATTTAGAGAAATTAAAAGCAATCATTCAGTACACAGGTGTATCGGATGTACGTATGGAAGAAGGCTCACTACGTTGTGATGCTAATATTTCATTACGCCCAGTCGGACAGGAAAAATTCGGTACGAAAGCAGAACTTAAAAACTTAAACTCTTTCTCATTCGTTAAGAAAGGTTTAGAACACGAAGTAAAGCGCCAGGAAGAAGTATTATTAAATGGCGGAGAAATTTTACAGGAGACACGTCGTTTTGATGAGTCAACAGGCAAAACGATTCTAATGCGTGTTAAAGAAGGTTCTGACGATTACAGATACTTCCCTGAACCAGACTTAGTACCACTATATATTGATGAAGCATGGAAAGAACGTGTTCGTGCATCAATCCCTGAGCTTCCGGACGTACGTAAAGCGAAGTATGTTTCAGAGTACGGATTACCTGAATACGATGCGCACGTATTAACGTTAACGAAAGAAATGTCTGATTTCTTCGAAGCAATGATCGCACTTGATGCGGATGCAAAACTTTCTTCAAACTGGTTAATGGGTGGCGTAAACGAATACTTAAACAAAAACCAGAAGGAATTACATGAAACTGCATTAACACCAGAAAACTTAAGTGAAATGGTTAAGTTGCTTGCAGATGGCACGATCTCTTCTAAAATTGCGAAAAAAGTATTTGCTGACACTGTAGAAACAGGTAAAGCACCGAAAGTGATCATGGAAGAGCAAGGTCTTGTTCAAATTTCTGATCCGGAACAACTGAAAGCATTCGTAACAGAAGCGTTAGATAATAACCCACAATCTGTTGAAGACTTTAAGAACGGTAAAGGTAAAGCAACAGGATTCTTAGTAGGTCAAATTATGAAGATTTCTAAAGGACAGGCGAACCCACAGCTTGTTAATAAAATTTTACGTGAAGAATTAGAAAAAAGATAA
- the gatA gene encoding Asp-tRNA(Asn)/Glu-tRNA(Gln) amidotransferase subunit GatA, with translation MSLRYESIESLSQMIQNKTIKPSELIEDTFVNIEKDDQIINSFLALDKEAALQKAAAMDNETPSGKLFGIPMGIKDNIVTKDVETTCASKILGGFNSVYDATVMNKLNAENGILVGKLNMDEFAMGGSTENSFYKKTVNPFDHKAVPGGSSGGSAAAVAASLVPFSLGSDTGGSIRQPASYCGVVGMKPTYGRVSRFGLVAFASSLDQIGPITRNVKDNATVLEVISGLDPHDSTSAPVDNVDFTSQIDKDIKGLRVAVPKEYLGEGVSDEVKSSVQAAIKELEKMGATVDEVSLPNSKYGVATYYILSSSEASANLARFDGIRYGYQAEGAQNLEELYKKTRQEGFGDEVKRRIMLGTYALSSGYYDAYYKKAQKVRTLIKQDFERVFENYDIIVGPTAPTTAFDIGAQINDPLTMYANDILTIPINLAGLPSMSIPCGESNGRPIGLQLIGKPFDEKTLYNVAYQYEQIFNMHERYQSL, from the coding sequence ATGTCATTAAGATACGAATCTATCGAAAGCTTATCACAAATGATTCAGAACAAAACGATTAAACCTTCTGAATTAATTGAAGATACTTTTGTGAACATCGAAAAAGATGATCAAATCATTAATTCATTTTTAGCATTAGATAAAGAAGCAGCATTACAAAAAGCTGCGGCGATGGACAACGAAACGCCATCTGGTAAATTATTCGGTATTCCGATGGGGATTAAAGATAACATCGTAACGAAAGACGTTGAAACAACTTGTGCGTCTAAAATTTTAGGTGGTTTTAATTCTGTATATGACGCAACTGTTATGAATAAATTAAATGCGGAAAACGGTATTCTTGTCGGTAAACTGAACATGGATGAGTTTGCGATGGGTGGTTCAACTGAAAATTCATTCTACAAAAAAACAGTGAACCCATTTGACCATAAAGCGGTTCCGGGTGGATCGTCTGGTGGTTCTGCTGCTGCAGTTGCTGCAAGCTTAGTGCCATTCTCACTCGGTAGTGATACTGGTGGTTCTATTCGTCAGCCGGCATCATACTGTGGTGTTGTAGGGATGAAACCAACTTACGGGCGTGTATCACGTTTCGGTTTAGTTGCATTTGCATCGTCACTTGACCAAATTGGACCAATTACGCGTAACGTAAAAGATAACGCAACGGTATTAGAAGTGATTTCAGGACTCGATCCGCACGATTCAACAAGTGCACCGGTCGATAATGTTGACTTCACTTCACAAATTGATAAAGATATTAAAGGGCTTCGCGTAGCAGTTCCGAAAGAATATTTAGGCGAAGGTGTATCTGACGAAGTAAAGTCAAGTGTTCAGGCAGCGATTAAAGAATTAGAGAAGATGGGTGCGACAGTAGATGAAGTATCACTTCCAAATTCTAAATATGGTGTTGCGACGTATTACATTCTTTCTTCAAGTGAAGCGAGTGCGAACTTAGCACGCTTTGACGGTATTCGTTATGGATACCAGGCAGAAGGTGCACAAAACTTAGAGGAACTTTATAAGAAGACACGTCAGGAAGGCTTCGGTGATGAAGTTAAACGTCGTATTATGCTTGGAACATATGCATTAAGCTCTGGTTATTACGATGCATATTACAAAAAAGCACAAAAAGTTCGTACATTAATTAAACAGGATTTCGAACGCGTATTTGAAAACTACGACATTATCGTAGGACCAACTGCACCAACAACAGCATTTGATATCGGTGCTCAAATTAACGATCCATTAACAATGTATGCGAATGACATCTTAACAATTCCAATCAACTTAGCAGGATTACCATCGATGTCTATTCCATGTGGAGAGTCAAACGGCCGTCCAATCGGTTTACAGTTAATCGGTAAACCATTCGATGAGAAAACTTTATACAACGTTGCATATCAATATGAACAAATCTTTAACATGCACGAACGTTATCAATCATTATAA
- the gatC gene encoding Asp-tRNA(Asn)/Glu-tRNA(Gln) amidotransferase subunit GatC codes for MSKITNEQVKHVAHLARLEITEEEATKFSAQLEAILNFADQLEEVDTEGVEPTFHVLDLQNVLREDVAEQSLTQEEILKNAAHTEDGQFKVPSILGGGE; via the coding sequence ATGTCAAAGATTACAAATGAGCAGGTTAAACACGTTGCACATTTAGCACGCTTAGAAATTACTGAAGAAGAAGCAACAAAATTCAGTGCACAGCTTGAAGCTATTCTTAACTTTGCTGATCAATTAGAAGAAGTGGATACAGAAGGTGTAGAACCAACATTCCACGTACTAGATTTACAAAATGTATTACGTGAAGATGTAGCGGAACAAAGTTTAACGCAGGAAGAAATCTTAAAGAATGCGGCACATACAGAAGATGGTCAGTTCAAAGTGCCATCGATTTTAGGCGGAGGAGAATAA
- the putP gene encoding sodium/proline symporter PutP, whose translation MGFILGHTFQNVKIEATWMTYVMIAVYFLILLGIGYYAYKQSTSTLDEYMLGGRNLGPLVTALSAGAADMSGWMLMGLPGSVYATGLSATWIAIGLTLGAWLNYILVAPRLRVYTELTDNAITIPDFFEKRVSDHTRILKIISGLVIVVFFTLYTHAGMVSGGVLFESAFGLNYHYGLVLTASIVIIYTLFGGYLAVSLTDFFQGVIMLIALVLVPIVALMKLNGMEAFDTVVELKPTNLDFFKGTTTIGIISLLAWGLGYFGQPHIIVRFMSIKSHKQLPAARRIGISWMAVSLIGACVTGLVGIAFVNKSGAKLDNPETIFVMMSQVLFHPLIAGFFLAAILAAIMSTISSQLLVTSSALTQDFYMLLRKTSIQDTSREKEFVMIGRLSVLLVAIVSMAIAWSPNDTILNLVGNAWAGFGAAFGPLVLLSLYWKGLTKHGAITGMVLGSVTVIFWIIMKSHGGIFELYEIIPGFLISFVSTVLVSMITPKPEQRIIDEFDEMKQIVKS comes from the coding sequence ATGGGGTTTATTTTGGGTCATACGTTTCAAAACGTAAAAATTGAAGCGACGTGGATGACTTATGTCATGATCGCTGTTTACTTCCTAATCTTACTTGGTATTGGTTATTATGCTTATAAACAATCAACAAGTACATTAGATGAATATATGTTAGGTGGAAGAAACCTTGGACCATTAGTAACGGCACTTTCTGCAGGAGCTGCTGATATGAGTGGCTGGATGCTTATGGGACTACCTGGTTCTGTATATGCTACAGGACTTTCAGCAACTTGGATTGCAATCGGATTAACACTTGGAGCATGGTTAAACTATATTTTAGTTGCACCACGTTTACGTGTATATACGGAACTTACGGATAACGCAATTACAATTCCGGACTTCTTCGAAAAACGTGTAAGTGATCATACACGTATATTAAAAATTATTTCAGGACTTGTTATCGTTGTTTTCTTTACACTTTATACACATGCCGGAATGGTATCAGGTGGTGTATTATTCGAAAGTGCATTCGGATTAAACTACCATTACGGTCTTGTACTGACTGCAAGTATCGTAATTATCTATACTTTGTTCGGCGGATATCTTGCAGTGTCACTGACAGACTTCTTCCAGGGGGTTATCATGTTAATTGCATTAGTGTTAGTACCTATCGTCGCATTAATGAAATTAAATGGTATGGAAGCTTTTGACACGGTAGTAGAGCTTAAACCAACAAACTTAGATTTCTTTAAAGGAACGACAACAATCGGTATTATTTCATTACTTGCATGGGGATTAGGGTACTTTGGACAACCTCATATTATCGTTCGTTTTATGTCAATCAAGTCTCATAAACAATTACCGGCAGCACGTCGCATCGGTATTTCATGGATGGCTGTATCGTTAATTGGTGCATGTGTTACAGGACTTGTCGGTATCGCATTTGTTAATAAATCAGGTGCTAAGTTAGACAATCCTGAAACAATCTTCGTAATGATGAGTCAAGTACTCTTCCATCCGTTAATTGCGGGATTCTTCCTGGCAGCGATTTTAGCGGCAATTATGAGTACGATTTCTTCACAGTTACTTGTAACAAGTAGTGCATTAACACAAGATTTCTATATGTTATTACGTAAAACAAGCATTCAGGACACGAGCCGCGAGAAAGAGTTCGTTATGATTGGACGTTTATCAGTATTACTCGTTGCAATTGTATCAATGGCAATCGCATGGAGCCCGAATGACACAATCTTAAACTTAGTCGGTAATGCATGGGCTGGATTTGGTGCAGCATTCGGACCACTTGTATTGTTATCACTTTACTGGAAAGGTTTAACGAAACATGGTGCAATTACAGGGATGGTATTAGGTTCAGTTACTGTTATCTTCTGGATTATTATGAAATCACATGGCGGTATCTTTGAATTATACGAAATCATTCCTGGCTTCTTAATCAGCTTCGTATCAACAGTACTTGTAAGTATGATTACACCTAAACCAGAGCAGCGTATTATCGATGAATTCGATGAAATGAAACAGATTGTAAAGTCATAA
- the putP gene encoding sodium/proline symporter PutP, translating into MNYVMIALYFIILLAIGYYAYKQSTSNLDEYMLGGRNLGPWVTALSAGASDMSGWMIMGLPGEMYSTGIAGLWIAIGLTVGAYMNYILVAPRLRVFTELTDNAITIPDFFEKRVSDQTRILKIISGLIIVIFFTLYTHAGLVSGGVLFESAFKLDYHWGLIITGAIVVLYTLFGGYLAVSLTDFFQGVIMLLSMVVVPIVAIMQLNGLATFETIADVKPSNLDLFKGTTAIGIVSALAWGLGYFGQPHIIVRFMSIKTHKLIPKARRIGISWMAVSLLGACVTGLVGIAFISQSNAKLSNPETIFIVMSQVFLHPIVAGFVLAAILAAIMSTVSSQLLVTSSALTQDFYMLLRGNNEKNRDKEFVFVGRIAVLLVAVIATLLAWSPNDTILNLIGNAWAGFGAAFGPLVLFSLYWRKLTKQGAIAGMISGALTVIIWILLKDKGGIFELYEMIPGYLVSVLMTLIISKITYKEKYDVEPLFREMKRILKST; encoded by the coding sequence ATGAACTACGTTATGATTGCACTATACTTCATCATTCTACTCGCGATTGGTTACTATGCCTATAAGCAGTCAACAAGTAACCTTGATGAATATATGTTAGGTGGCAGAAATTTAGGACCTTGGGTGACTGCCCTATCTGCAGGCGCATCAGATATGAGTGGCTGGATGATAATGGGATTACCGGGAGAAATGTATTCTACAGGTATCGCTGGACTGTGGATTGCTATTGGATTAACTGTTGGTGCTTATATGAATTACATATTAGTGGCGCCGAGACTACGTGTTTTCACTGAATTAACAGATAATGCAATAACGATTCCAGACTTCTTTGAAAAACGCGTCAGTGATCAGACACGTATACTTAAGATTATTTCAGGTTTAATAATTGTTATATTCTTCACTTTATATACACATGCCGGCCTTGTATCGGGTGGTGTACTGTTCGAAAGTGCATTTAAGCTTGATTATCACTGGGGACTTATCATCACGGGTGCAATCGTAGTACTTTATACACTGTTTGGTGGTTATTTAGCAGTTTCACTTACTGACTTTTTCCAGGGCGTTATTATGTTACTTTCAATGGTTGTTGTACCTATTGTTGCGATTATGCAGTTAAACGGATTAGCAACTTTTGAAACAATTGCAGATGTTAAACCTTCTAACTTAGATTTATTCAAAGGGACAACTGCAATCGGGATTGTGTCTGCATTGGCATGGGGATTAGGATACTTCGGACAACCCCATATAATCGTTCGTTTTATGTCGATCAAAACACATAAACTTATACCGAAAGCACGAAGAATCGGTATTTCATGGATGGCTGTTTCACTATTAGGAGCATGTGTAACAGGACTTGTCGGAATTGCATTTATCAGTCAGTCTAATGCAAAGCTAAGTAACCCGGAAACAATCTTTATCGTAATGAGTCAAGTTTTCCTACATCCTATCGTTGCAGGTTTCGTACTAGCAGCAATACTCGCTGCTATTATGAGTACAGTATCAAGTCAACTGCTCGTAACAAGCAGCGCACTTACTCAAGACTTTTATATGTTGTTAAGAGGAAACAATGAAAAAAATCGTGATAAAGAATTTGTATTCGTCGGACGTATCGCTGTGTTACTCGTTGCAGTAATCGCAACTTTACTTGCCTGGAGTCCAAACGATACTATATTAAACCTTATCGGTAATGCATGGGCTGGATTTGGTGCAGCATTCGGACCACTCGTATTATTCTCACTATATTGGAGAAAACTCACAAAACAAGGTGCTATCGCTGGTATGATAAGTGGTGCTCTAACTGTAATTATATGGATTTTACTTAAAGATAAAGGTGGTATCTTCGAACTTTATGAAATGATTCCCGGTTATTTAGTTAGTGTACTAATGACGTTAATTATCAGTAAAATAACATATAAAGAAAAATACGATGTCGAACCACTATTCAGAGAAATGAAACGCATCTTAAAATCCACATAA